One genomic region from Strix uralensis isolate ZFMK-TIS-50842 chromosome 5, bStrUra1, whole genome shotgun sequence encodes:
- the LOC141944372 gene encoding cytosolic carboxypeptidase 3-like: MYSEMRDLYPLMQIIHQKGDNTLIFEARFESGNLQKVVKVNEFEYQLTLRTDLYTSRHTQWYYFQVNNMQAGMPYHFTIVNFTKHNSLHKCGLSEADAKKHKVGWRRTGDEIKYYKNNAGQGRRQYFSLTWTFPFPHDQDTCYFAHCYPYTYSNLQEHLVAISKDPVKFKFCKIHILCHSLAGNIVYVLTITSPPRSGKGTKKKAVTLTARVHPGETNSSWIMKGFLDYILGDSDKAQILQENFVFKVVPMLNPDGVIVGNHRCSLTGQDLNRKYGSNMKKFYPSFWYTRNMIKRVMGEHDVFLYCDIHGHNRKQNVFMYGCDRKQQAKAPYMHPRVFPLLLSKSCPDKFSFPDCRFRVQKSKKGIGRVEMWKMGINNSYTLEASICRSKLGCRQSTHFSVKDLESIEQHFCGALLSCCVHKKEEHEKVVKQQARVNSKVLNSDVLDWDSSSQTSDSPISCDLVAHQIKLCTKKKTKTSGKHFHSIAKNRSHKSKNTQGIETQHKIFQVLDPVKKVRTPITANSRRCRGFSVLLQ, encoded by the exons ATGTATTCCGAAATGAGAGATCTCTACCCCCTGATGCAGATCATCCATCAGAAAGGGGACAACACACTGATCTTCGAAGCACGGTTTGAGAGTGGGAATTTGCAGAAGGTGGTCAAAGT CAATGAATTTGAGTACCAGCTGACCTTGCGCACCGACCTCTACACAAGCCGACACACGCAGTGGTACTACTTCCAAGTAAACAATATGCAGGCAGGGATGCCATATCACTTCACTATTGTCAACTTTACCAAGCACAACAGCCTACATAAATGTGGCTTGTCAGAAGCCGATGCTAAGAAACACAAGGTTGGCTGGCGAAGGACTGGAGATGAAATCAAGTATTACAAAAACAATGCAGGCCAAGGTAGACGTCAGTACTTCTCACTCACTTGGACGTTCCCGTTCCCTCATGACCAGGACACCTGCTACTTTGCCCACTGCTATCCTTACACCTACTCCAACCTGCAGGAGCACCTGGTGGCCATCTCTAAAGATCCAGTGAAGTTCAAATTCTGCAAGATTCACATCTTGTGCCATTCACTGGCAGGAAACATAGTGTATGTTTTAACTATCACCAGCCCCCCCAGAAGTGGCAAGGGCACCAAGAAGAAGGCTGTGACACTAACTGCAAGGGTGCATCCGGGAGAAACTAACAGTTCCTGGATAATGAAGGGCTTTCTGGATTACATTCTTGGTGATTCAGACAAAGCTCAAATCCTGCAGGAAAATTTTGTCTTCAAAGTGGTACCCATGTTGAATCCAGATGGGGTGATTGTGGGAAATCACCGCTGCTCTTTAACTGGTCAGGACCTGAATCGCAAATATGGATCTAACATGAAAAAATTTTATCCTTCCTTTTGGTATACCCGAAACATGATCAAAAG AGTGATGGGGGAACATGATGTTTTCCTGTATTGTGATATCCATGGTCacaacaggaaacaaaatgtCTTCATGTATGGTTGTGATAGAAAGCAGCAGGCAAAAGCACCATACATGCATCCACGTGTCTTCCCACTCCTGCTGAGCAAGAGCTGCCCAGATAAG TTCTCATTCCCAGACTGCCGTTTCAGGGTCCAAAAGAGCAAAAAAGGCATAGGTCGAGTGGAAATGTGGAAGATGGGCATCAACAACAGCTACACTTTGGAAGCCTCTATCTGTAGGTCTAAGTTGG GCTGCAGACAAAGTACCCATTTCAGTGTGAAAGACTTGGAGTCAATAGAACAGCATTTCTGTGGTGCTCTTTTGAGCTGCTGTGTTCATAAGAAGGAG GAACATGAGAAAGTAGTGAAACAGCAAGCCAGGGTGAACTCCAAGGTCCTCAATTCTGATGTGTTAGACTGGGATTCCAG CAGCCAAACTTCTGACAGCCCGATCTCCTGTGATCTTGTAGCACACCAGATAAAACTATGCACCAAG aaaaaaaccaaaacatcaggaaaacattttcacagcATTGCTAAGAACAGAAGTCATAAAAGCAAAAAC